A part of Thermotoga petrophila RKU-1 genomic DNA contains:
- the pelB gene encoding exopolygalacturonase PelB, whose translation MIMEELAKKIEEEILNHVREPEIPNREVNLLDFGARGDERTDCSESFKRAIEELSKQGGGRLIVPEGVFLTGPIHLKSNIELHVKGTIKFIPDPERYLPVVLTRFEGIELYNYSPLVYALDCKNVAITGSGVLDGSADNEHWWSWKGKKDFGWKEGLPNQQEDVKKLKEMAERGTPVEERVFGKGHYLRPSFVQFYRCRNVLVEDVKIINSPMWCVHPVLSENVIIRNIEISSTGPNNDGIDPESCKYMLIEKCRFDTGDDSVVIKSGRDADGRRIGVPSEYILVRDNLVISQASHGGLVIGSEMSGGVRNVVARNNVYMNVERALRLKTNSRRGGYMENIFFIDNVAVNVSEEVIRINLRYDNEEGEYLPVVRSVFVKNLKATGGKYALRIEGLENDYVKDILISDTIMEGAKISVLLEFGQLGMENVIMNGSRFEKLYIEGKALLK comes from the coding sequence ATGATCATGGAAGAACTGGCAAAAAAGATTGAAGAAGAGATTTTGAATCACGTGAGAGAGCCCGAAATACCCAATCGAGAGGTTAACCTCCTCGATTTTGGAGCGAGAGGGGATGAAAGAACCGACTGTTCTGAGAGCTTCAAAAGGGCCATAGAAGAACTTTCAAAACAGGGCGGAGGAAGACTGATTGTTCCCGAAGGTGTGTTTCTAACGGGACCAATTCATTTGAAGAGCAACATCGAACTCCACGTGAAGGGAACCATAAAATTCATTCCTGATCCTGAGAGATACCTTCCCGTCGTTCTCACCAGGTTCGAGGGAATCGAACTGTACAATTATTCTCCCCTGGTTTACGCCTTGGATTGTAAAAACGTGGCTATCACCGGAAGTGGGGTTTTAGACGGTTCAGCAGACAACGAACACTGGTGGTCCTGGAAGGGAAAGAAAGATTTCGGATGGAAGGAAGGACTTCCCAACCAGCAGGAGGATGTAAAAAAACTGAAAGAGATGGCAGAGAGAGGAACACCAGTTGAAGAGAGAGTGTTCGGAAAGGGACATTATCTGAGACCGAGTTTTGTTCAGTTTTACAGATGCAGGAATGTTTTGGTAGAAGATGTGAAGATCATCAACTCTCCTATGTGGTGTGTACATCCTGTTCTTTCTGAAAATGTGATCATAAGAAACATCGAAATTTCGAGCACGGGCCCAAACAATGATGGTATCGATCCTGAATCCTGCAAGTATATGCTCATTGAGAAATGCAGATTCGACACAGGTGATGATTCTGTGGTCATCAAATCGGGGAGAGACGCGGACGGAAGGCGAATCGGAGTGCCTTCTGAATACATTCTTGTGAGGGACAACCTGGTGATCAGTCAGGCGAGTCATGGTGGACTTGTGATTGGGAGTGAAATGTCCGGTGGTGTGAGAAACGTCGTTGCAAGGAACAACGTCTACATGAATGTGGAAAGGGCTCTCAGGTTGAAAACGAATTCCAGGCGTGGAGGATACATGGAGAACATCTTCTTTATAGACAACGTGGCTGTGAACGTTTCGGAAGAGGTGATCAGAATAAATCTCAGATACGATAACGAAGAGGGGGAATATCTCCCTGTAGTCAGAAGCGTTTTTGTTAAGAACCTGAAGGCGACAGGTGGAAAATACGCTCTACGGATTGAGGGTCTGGAGAATGATTATGTAAAAGATATCCTGATATCTGATACTATAATGGAAGGAGCGAAGATCTCTGTTCTTCTTGAGTTCGGTCAGTTGGGGATGGAGAATGTTATCATGAATGGATCAAGATTCGAAAAGCTTTACATCGAAGGTAAAGCTCTGCTGAAATAA
- a CDS encoding DJ-1/PfpI family protein: protein MATICHGLIALAVADIVAGKKLTGWFACKDPIEIMGVEFVPEHVAVICGRIVSVRTPPEIPEFVDIRTVTLLNEF, encoded by the coding sequence ATAGCAACTATTTGTCATGGTCTGATTGCTCTGGCGGTAGCTGATATAGTAGCAGGTAAAAAGCTTACTGGGTGGTTTGCCTGTAAGGACCCTATCGAAATTATGGGAGTAGAATTTGTTCCAGAACACGTAGCGGTTATTTGTGGTCGTATAGTCAGCGTCAGAACTCCTCCTGAAATACCAGAATTTGTGGATATTCGCACTGTTACTTTGTTGAATGAGTTTTAA
- a CDS encoding ABC transporter permease codes for MRYLKDLLLDKKFRFSFIVMLSLTFLVILSLFSPYEPTQWQVVPEELPPSFKHPFGTTSLGQDLFWTICSAVKNSLVFAIITAAISRAIAVTLGMLSGFKKGAFDKVLMAISDALISLPRIPILILIGAIFKESLRLSTLAIILASIGWAWDARVIRSQVLSLRERDFTYTALLSGSKALSIVFKEFFPHITPIIFASILNNMMWAIGIETTLSVLGLTNLLVPTLGTTLYWAISYQALFLGYWWWIVFPVLIIVFLFVSIYLLSISISEYLDPRMRIQRIGQA; via the coding sequence ATGAGATATTTGAAGGATTTACTTCTTGATAAAAAATTTCGATTTAGCTTTATAGTAATGCTTTCACTAACATTTCTGGTGATTCTTTCTTTATTTTCTCCATACGAACCGACGCAATGGCAAGTTGTACCTGAAGAACTACCTCCTTCTTTTAAACACCCTTTTGGGACTACTTCGTTAGGTCAGGATCTTTTTTGGACTATTTGTTCAGCTGTAAAGAATAGTCTGGTGTTTGCTATCATAACGGCTGCAATATCAAGAGCTATAGCTGTAACATTAGGTATGTTATCTGGTTTCAAAAAAGGAGCATTCGATAAAGTTCTCATGGCAATATCTGACGCTCTCATTTCACTTCCCAGGATTCCTATCTTAATTCTTATAGGAGCTATTTTCAAGGAATCTCTTCGTCTCTCTACATTAGCTATAATTCTGGCATCAATTGGTTGGGCATGGGATGCGAGGGTGATTAGGTCTCAGGTTTTGAGTCTGAGGGAAAGGGATTTTACTTACACCGCTCTTCTCTCTGGATCAAAGGCTCTTTCAATTGTTTTTAAAGAATTCTTCCCTCATATCACTCCCATAATTTTTGCTTCTATCTTAAACAACATGATGTGGGCAATCGGAATAGAAACCACCCTCTCTGTCCTTGGTTTGACAAATCTCCTCGTACCAACGCTTGGAACCACATTATATTGGGCTATCAGTTATCAAGCTTTGTTTTTAGGTTATTGGTGGTGGATAGTTTTTCCGGTGCTTATCATAGTTTTTCTATTTGTTTCCATCTACCTCCTTTCCATCAGCATCAGTGAGTATCTGGATCCGAGGATGAGGATACAGAGAATAGGACAGGCATGA
- a CDS encoding zinc-binding dehydrogenase, with amino-acid sequence MGLKAHAMVLEKFNQPLVCKEFEISDIPRGSILVEILSAGVCGSDVHMFRGEDPRVPLPIILGHEGAGRVVEVNGEKRDLNGELLKPGDLIVWNRGITCGECYWCKVSKEPYLCPNRMVYGINRGCSEYPHLRGCYSSHIVLDPETDVLKVSEKDDLDVLAMAMCSGATAYHAFDEYPESFAGKTVVIQGAGPLGLFGVVIARSLGAEKVVVIAGSPNRLKLAEEIGADLTFNRRETSAEERRKAIMDITHGRGADFVLEATGDSRALLEGAELLRRGGFYAVAGVAVPQDPVPFKVYEWLVLKSATFKGIWVSDTSHFVKTVSITSRNYQLLSKLITHRLPLKEANRALELMESREALKVILYPEG; translated from the coding sequence ATGGGGTTGAAAGCTCACGCCATGGTGCTGGAAAAGTTCAATCAACCTCTTGTATGTAAAGAATTCGAGATCTCAGACATTCCACGAGGATCTATTCTGGTTGAAATTCTCTCTGCAGGTGTTTGTGGTTCCGATGTTCACATGTTTCGCGGAGAAGATCCCAGAGTACCCCTTCCCATCATCCTGGGACACGAGGGTGCAGGAAGAGTTGTCGAAGTGAACGGAGAAAAGAGGGATCTCAACGGAGAACTTCTTAAACCCGGTGATTTGATCGTCTGGAACAGAGGTATCACCTGTGGTGAATGCTATTGGTGTAAGGTGTCAAAAGAACCTTATCTCTGTCCGAACAGAATGGTCTATGGAATAAACAGGGGATGTTCTGAGTATCCTCACCTCAGAGGATGCTACAGTTCTCACATTGTGCTGGACCCAGAAACAGATGTTTTGAAAGTATCGGAAAAAGACGATCTTGATGTTCTTGCCATGGCGATGTGTTCAGGAGCAACTGCATATCACGCATTTGATGAGTATCCTGAATCCTTTGCTGGGAAGACCGTTGTTATACAGGGAGCGGGACCTTTGGGATTGTTTGGAGTTGTTATAGCAAGGAGTCTTGGTGCGGAGAAGGTGGTTGTAATAGCGGGTTCTCCGAACAGGCTGAAACTCGCCGAAGAAATAGGAGCAGATCTCACATTTAACAGAAGAGAAACGAGTGCTGAGGAGAGAAGAAAAGCAATAATGGACATCACACACGGTAGAGGAGCAGATTTTGTCCTGGAGGCGACGGGGGACAGCAGAGCGCTTCTCGAAGGAGCTGAGTTACTGAGAAGAGGAGGATTTTACGCTGTTGCGGGGGTAGCTGTGCCACAGGATCCTGTACCTTTTAAGGTTTACGAATGGCTTGTTTTGAAGAGCGCGACTTTCAAGGGAATTTGGGTCAGTGATACTTCACACTTTGTGAAGACGGTTTCAATCACGTCCAGGAATTATCAACTTCTTTCCAAACTCATCACGCACAGACTTCCTTTGAAAGAGGCAAACAGAGCACTGGAACTCATGGAATCGAGAGAGGCTTTGAAGGTAATCCTTTATCCGGAGGGATGA
- a CDS encoding ABC transporter ATP-binding protein — protein MPLLEIKNLTKIFTIGSIFSRTRIVAVDNVNFDIKEAEIFTLAGESGCGKTTTAKIILGFEEPTSGEIIYKGRKIDRVHQNEKERRELLKEIQAVFQNPFSTFNPLRKVDRYFYETLFNLGIADTKKKAEEIIKEKLSAVGISFEEFSEKYPSEFSGGQLQRISIARALLTNPSLLVADEPVSMVDASLRMSIVNLFKDLKEQYGVSVLYITHDLTTAYYVSDRIAVMFRGNIVELGPAEKVLMEPKHPYTQLLRESVPEPDPKKKWDIRIKLSETEQAEYLRQGCKFAGRCPKAMDICRKEPPPYFEVDGVQVKCWLYK, from the coding sequence ATGCCGCTTCTTGAGATAAAAAATCTGACGAAGATCTTCACCATAGGGAGCATCTTCTCCAGAACGAGAATAGTGGCTGTGGATAACGTGAACTTCGATATAAAAGAAGCAGAGATCTTCACCCTCGCTGGAGAGAGCGGCTGTGGAAAGACCACGACCGCCAAGATCATCCTCGGCTTTGAAGAACCCACCTCCGGTGAGATCATCTACAAAGGAAGAAAGATTGATCGTGTGCATCAGAACGAAAAAGAAAGAAGAGAGCTTCTAAAAGAAATACAGGCAGTCTTCCAGAATCCGTTCTCCACGTTCAACCCCCTCAGGAAGGTGGACAGGTACTTCTATGAGACACTCTTCAACCTTGGCATAGCGGATACAAAAAAGAAGGCAGAAGAGATCATCAAAGAGAAACTCTCCGCAGTCGGTATCTCCTTTGAAGAATTCTCCGAGAAGTACCCAAGTGAGTTCTCGGGAGGTCAGCTTCAAAGAATTTCCATCGCAAGGGCACTTCTCACGAATCCTTCTCTTCTCGTTGCAGACGAACCTGTCTCGATGGTCGACGCTTCTTTGAGAATGTCGATCGTGAACCTCTTCAAGGATCTCAAAGAACAGTACGGTGTGAGCGTGCTCTACATCACCCACGATCTCACAACGGCTTACTACGTCTCTGACAGAATCGCCGTCATGTTCAGAGGAAACATAGTGGAACTGGGACCCGCAGAGAAAGTTCTCATGGAACCAAAGCATCCATATACCCAGCTTTTGAGGGAATCCGTTCCAGAACCGGATCCGAAGAAAAAGTGGGACATCAGGATAAAACTGTCCGAGACAGAGCAGGCAGAGTATCTGAGACAGGGCTGCAAGTTCGCAGGAAGATGTCCAAAGGCCATGGATATATGCAGAAAGGAGCCTCCTCCATATTTTGAAGTAGATGGTGTGCAGGTGAAGTGCTGGTTGTATAAATAA
- a CDS encoding ABC transporter substrate-binding protein has protein sequence MKRKLVWLSFLLLIFTLAFSQVANVPRSDLLIVQHSHGRVSDPANCNIFTSSWRYPARGLHQLIVRPLWMVDPAKMEIINVLAETSPIYNDDFTEMTVKLRKGIYWSDGVEFTADDVVFGVKLTIQNEGMSNHVQLKEWVKDVEAKDKYTVVFKLNKSNPRFHYYFVDRWGCWRPFPKHIFEKVEDPVKFNFYPPVGTGPYVLKSYDPNGYWFLYERREDWERTPDGILYGMPQPRYVLFQAYDSPSQMILAMRQHQLDVTYTFSLEMVKSFLKIPTVRVFRKDFPWGETLEPTVTGITLNTMRYPYNIRDVRWALVLAINILEVADLVADGAVRFAPLHVPPEPVCEKYYYTALKDFLENFTLQIDDQTVFKPFDTTLPDKLAEMARKKGYKVSKGQLEELFGIGWWRYAPDVAEKLLKKHGFKRNEQGQWLLPNGTPWKMEIIVNPDANRPDNRVPAAIAQQWKKFGIQIEIRPTSDSTVHAYGEFDACSAWPAVETWGGVADIYRTLSPFASRYQRPIGEFNAGHASRWSDPRMDEILEKMKKTSPFDPETIELGKEGLKLLIEEMPSIPAFQLTWFVIYDEYYWTNWSTVENIYVHPVHTWPNFGFELPYLKRTK, from the coding sequence ATGAAAAGGAAACTTGTTTGGTTATCGTTTTTATTACTGATATTCACGCTTGCTTTTTCTCAAGTAGCCAATGTGCCAAGGTCGGACTTACTAATTGTTCAACACTCTCACGGTAGAGTCTCTGATCCTGCTAATTGCAATATTTTCACGTCATCCTGGAGATATCCGGCCAGAGGGCTTCATCAGTTGATCGTTAGACCTCTTTGGATGGTTGATCCTGCGAAAATGGAAATTATCAATGTTCTTGCAGAAACTAGCCCTATTTACAACGATGATTTCACGGAAATGACTGTTAAACTTCGCAAAGGGATATATTGGAGTGATGGAGTGGAATTCACTGCCGATGATGTTGTCTTCGGAGTGAAATTAACGATTCAAAATGAAGGTATGTCTAACCACGTTCAACTCAAAGAATGGGTCAAAGATGTCGAGGCAAAAGATAAATACACTGTCGTTTTTAAGCTAAACAAATCCAATCCTAGATTCCATTATTATTTTGTCGACAGATGGGGTTGCTGGAGACCATTCCCCAAACATATATTTGAGAAAGTAGAAGATCCCGTTAAATTCAATTTCTATCCACCTGTTGGAACGGGTCCTTATGTTTTAAAATCCTATGATCCAAATGGATATTGGTTTTTGTATGAGAGAAGAGAAGATTGGGAAAGAACACCAGATGGTATACTTTATGGAATGCCACAACCTCGCTATGTGCTCTTCCAGGCTTATGATTCTCCTAGCCAAATGATTCTTGCCATGAGACAACACCAACTGGACGTCACATATACATTTTCTTTGGAAATGGTTAAATCTTTTTTGAAAATACCTACTGTTAGAGTCTTCAGAAAAGATTTCCCTTGGGGTGAAACACTAGAACCAACAGTTACAGGCATTACTCTGAATACAATGCGCTATCCTTACAACATTCGTGATGTAAGATGGGCATTGGTACTTGCTATAAACATACTGGAAGTTGCAGATCTAGTTGCTGATGGGGCTGTTAGATTTGCCCCATTACATGTGCCACCAGAACCTGTCTGTGAAAAGTATTACTATACAGCCTTGAAAGATTTCTTAGAGAACTTCACATTGCAAATTGACGATCAGACGGTATTCAAACCTTTTGATACCACACTACCCGATAAGCTGGCAGAAATGGCAAGGAAGAAGGGTTATAAAGTCTCCAAAGGTCAACTAGAAGAGTTGTTTGGCATCGGTTGGTGGAGATATGCTCCTGACGTAGCAGAAAAATTACTGAAAAAACATGGTTTCAAGAGAAATGAACAGGGACAGTGGTTGTTACCCAACGGAACCCCATGGAAGATGGAAATAATTGTTAACCCAGACGCAAACAGGCCAGACAATAGGGTACCTGCAGCAATTGCGCAACAGTGGAAAAAATTTGGAATCCAAATTGAAATAAGACCAACTTCTGATTCTACTGTGCACGCTTATGGAGAATTTGATGCGTGCAGTGCCTGGCCAGCAGTAGAAACATGGGGAGGAGTAGCAGATATTTATAGAACATTATCTCCTTTCGCGAGCAGATATCAGCGACCAATAGGCGAATTCAACGCTGGTCATGCTTCCAGATGGTCTGACCCTAGAATGGATGAAATATTAGAAAAAATGAAAAAAACATCTCCATTTGATCCAGAAACAATAGAGTTAGGTAAAGAAGGATTAAAATTGTTAATTGAAGAAATGCCAAGCATTCCCGCTTTCCAACTGACATGGTTTGTGATTTACGATGAATACTACTGGACAAACTGGTCAACCGTGGAGAATATCTACGTACATCCTGTCCATACTTGGCCTAATTTCGGTTTTGAATTGCCGTATCTGAAAAGAACAAAATAA
- a CDS encoding ABC transporter permease, translated as MWKYTIARFIQFLIVVFISVTAIFLIVRLTPSGPVENAIARISSSGAYLEPSLVEKMIDSLKEMYGLKGNLFEQYINTWKRLLTLDFGPSLTYFPTPVKSIIRESVFWTIGLLGTTTVLSWIIGNILGVLAGYYGQNSRLLNLIDTLFMIVRPIPYYILAFVLLIVFAYYIPIFPIGGAYTPGIIPQMNWGFFLDILRHAFLPALSLLLLGIAGWFQSMKIISINIKREDFVVYAKYGGVPDKKIVMKYIFRNALLPQITGLSLSLGQIFGGALITEIVFSYPGLGGVLYSAILQSDYNTILGIVMFSVLAISLGTLILDITYPLFDPRIRYSNR; from the coding sequence ATGTGGAAGTACACAATCGCTAGATTCATACAATTTCTCATAGTTGTATTTATAAGCGTAACGGCTATTTTTTTAATAGTAAGATTAACTCCGAGCGGTCCTGTTGAAAACGCAATAGCAAGAATTTCATCAAGTGGAGCCTACCTAGAACCAAGTCTTGTAGAAAAAATGATAGATTCTTTGAAAGAAATGTATGGTTTAAAAGGAAATTTGTTTGAACAATATATCAACACCTGGAAAAGATTGCTCACTTTAGATTTTGGCCCATCCTTGACTTACTTTCCAACCCCTGTGAAATCTATTATCAGAGAATCTGTTTTTTGGACAATAGGATTGTTAGGCACGACAACCGTTTTATCGTGGATAATAGGAAATATACTAGGAGTTTTAGCAGGTTATTATGGTCAGAATTCACGCTTGTTGAATTTGATTGATACACTTTTCATGATTGTTAGACCTATTCCTTACTACATTCTCGCTTTTGTGCTTCTTATAGTATTTGCTTATTATATTCCAATTTTTCCCATAGGAGGGGCTTACACACCAGGTATAATTCCTCAAATGAACTGGGGTTTCTTTCTCGATATATTAAGACATGCATTTCTCCCTGCCTTGAGTTTACTACTCCTTGGAATAGCCGGTTGGTTTCAAAGTATGAAAATTATATCAATTAATATTAAAAGAGAAGATTTTGTCGTTTATGCAAAGTATGGAGGGGTACCGGATAAGAAAATAGTTATGAAATATATATTTAGAAATGCCCTTTTACCTCAAATAACAGGCCTATCCCTTTCGTTGGGTCAAATTTTTGGAGGAGCTTTGATAACAGAAATTGTTTTTTCTTACCCAGGGCTAGGTGGAGTACTCTATTCAGCCATTCTGCAGTCAGATTACAATACAATTTTAGGAATTGTTATGTTTTCAGTTCTGGCCATTTCACTTGGAACATTAATTTTGGACATAACATATCCTCTTTTTGATCCTCGAATTAGATACTCAAATAGGTGA
- a CDS encoding glycoside hydrolase family 2 protein: MLRSQRNARRQIQVLIGIWSLEVNGEERPIAVPGSWNEQYQDLCYEKGPFTYKTTFYVPEELSQKHIRLYFAAVNTDCDVFLNGEKVGENHIGYLPFEVDVTGKVKPGENELRVVVENRLKVGGFPSKVPDSGTHTVGFFGSFPPANFDFFPYGGIIRPVLVEFSNHARILDIWVDTSESEPEKKLGKVKVKIEVSEEAVGQEMTIKLGEAEKKVRTSDRFVEEEFILENARFWYLEDPYLYPLKVELERDEYTLDIGIRTISWDEKKLYLNGKPVFLKGFGKHEEFPVLGQGTFYPLMIKDFNLLKWINANSFRTSHYPYSEEWLDLADRLGILVIDEAPHVGITRYHYNPETQKIAEDNIRRMIDRDKNHPSVIMWSVANEPESNHPDAEGFFKALYETAKEMDRTRPVVMVSMMDAPDKRTRDVALKYFDIVCVNRYYGWYIYQGRIEEGLQALEKDIEELYARHRKPIFVTEFGADAIAGIHYDPPQMFSEEYQAELVEKTIRLLLKKDYIIGTHVWAFADFKTPQNVRRPILNHKGVFTRDRQPKLVAHVLRRLWSDGD, encoded by the coding sequence ATGTTGAGAAGCCAGAGGAATGCAAGAAGACAGATTCAAGTCTTGATTGGTATCTGGTCCCTTGAAGTGAACGGGGAGGAAAGGCCCATCGCCGTTCCTGGAAGCTGGAATGAGCAGTACCAGGATCTGTGCTACGAAAAAGGACCCTTCACCTACAAAACCACCTTCTACGTTCCAGAGGAACTTTCACAAAAACACATCAGACTTTACTTTGCTGCCGTGAACACAGACTGCGATGTCTTCCTAAACGGAGAGAAAGTGGGAGAGAATCACATTGGATACCTTCCCTTCGAAGTAGATGTGACAGGGAAAGTGAAACCTGGAGAGAACGAACTCAGAGTGGTTGTTGAGAACAGGTTAAAGGTGGGAGGATTTCCCTCGAAGGTTCCAGACAGTGGCACGCACACCGTGGGATTCTTTGGAAGCTTTCCACCCGCGAACTTTGACTTCTTCCCTTACGGTGGAATCATAAGGCCTGTTTTGGTAGAGTTCTCAAATCACGCAAGGATACTTGACATCTGGGTGGACACGAGTGAATCTGAACCGGAGAAGAAACTTGGAAAAGTGAAAGTGAAGATAGAAGTCTCAGAAGAAGCGGTGGGACAGGAGATGACGATCAAACTTGGAGAGGCAGAAAAAAAGGTCAGAACATCCGACAGATTCGTCGAGGAGGAGTTCATCCTCGAAAACGCCAGGTTCTGGTACCTCGAAGATCCGTATCTTTATCCTCTCAAGGTGGAACTCGAAAGAGACGAGTACACTCTGGACATCGGAATCAGAACGATCAGCTGGGACGAGAAAAAGCTCTACCTGAACGGGAAACCCGTCTTTCTGAAGGGCTTTGGAAAGCACGAAGAATTTCCCGTTCTGGGGCAGGGTACTTTCTATCCACTGATGATAAAAGACTTCAACCTTCTGAAGTGGATCAACGCGAATTCTTTCAGGACCTCTCACTATCCTTACAGTGAAGAGTGGCTGGATCTTGCCGACAGACTCGGAATCCTTGTGATAGACGAAGCCCCGCACGTTGGTATCACAAGGTATCACTACAACCCAGAGACCCAAAAGATAGCAGAAGACAACATAAGAAGAATGATAGACAGAGACAAGAACCATCCCAGTGTGATCATGTGGAGTGTGGCGAACGAACCAGAGTCCAACCATCCAGACGCGGAGGGTTTCTTCAAAGCCCTTTATGAGACTGCCAAAGAGATGGATCGAACACGTCCCGTGGTCATGGTGAGCATGATGGACGCACCAGACAAGAGAACAAGAGACGTGGCGCTGAAGTACTTCGACATCGTCTGTGTGAACAGATACTACGGCTGGTACATCTATCAGGGAAGGATAGAAGAAGGGCTTCAGGCTCTGGAAAAAGACATAGAAGAGCTCTACGCAAGGCACAGAAAACCTATCTTTGTCACAGAATTCGGTGCGGACGCGATAGCCGGCATCCACTACGATCCACCTCAAATGTTCTCCGAAGAGTACCAAGCAGAGCTCGTTGAAAAGACGATCAGACTTCTTTTGAAGAAAGACTACATCATTGGAACGCACGTGTGGGCCTTTGCAGATTTCAAGACTCCTCAGAATGTGAGAAGACCCATTCTCAACCACAAAGGTGTTTTCACAAGAGACAGACAACCCAAACTCGTTGCTCATGTACTGAGAAGACTGTGGAGTGATGGTGATTAG
- a CDS encoding ABC transporter ATP-binding protein, which produces MIAVEVLRTENLKSYYILDIFGKKRVVKAVDEVNISIMENEIYGIAGESGCGKSTLLRALFAAIEPPQRIVGGKVLYRENGKEVDVYSLSDEERRKLRWNFISYVPQGSMSVLNPVVKIKETFKDFIESHTTGKTKEEAYEMAKEHIRELGLPIEILNAYPHQLSGGMRQRVTIALATVLSPKVIIADEPTTALDVVTQRGVIQLLKEIQSSRQNTIILVTHDMGVHANVTDRIAIMYAGKIIEEGKTEEIFENPLHPYTKYLIYSLPKFGDKGRRESAPGSPPSLADLPPGCSFHPRCPHAFDRCKKEVPPLKEYLPGHRVACWLVEEGKNAAS; this is translated from the coding sequence GTGATAGCGGTGGAAGTGTTGAGAACAGAAAATCTCAAGTCTTATTACATTCTGGACATATTCGGAAAAAAGAGAGTAGTGAAAGCAGTGGACGAGGTGAACATTTCGATCATGGAGAACGAGATATACGGTATCGCAGGAGAGAGCGGATGTGGAAAGAGCACTCTTTTGAGAGCTCTCTTTGCTGCAATAGAACCACCACAGAGAATAGTGGGAGGAAAGGTCTTGTACAGAGAAAACGGAAAAGAAGTGGATGTTTATTCTCTGAGCGATGAAGAGAGAAGAAAACTCAGATGGAATTTCATTTCCTACGTTCCTCAAGGATCTATGAGTGTTCTCAATCCCGTGGTGAAGATAAAAGAGACCTTCAAGGATTTCATAGAAAGCCACACGACTGGAAAGACGAAAGAAGAAGCGTACGAGATGGCAAAAGAACACATAAGAGAGCTGGGGCTTCCAATAGAAATTCTCAACGCCTATCCACACCAGCTATCTGGTGGAATGAGGCAGAGGGTAACGATCGCCCTTGCAACCGTTCTGTCACCGAAGGTGATCATAGCGGACGAGCCGACGACGGCTCTCGACGTTGTGACTCAGAGAGGTGTGATCCAGCTTCTCAAGGAGATACAATCTTCAAGACAGAACACCATCATCCTTGTCACACACGATATGGGGGTTCATGCGAACGTGACAGACAGGATAGCAATCATGTACGCAGGAAAGATCATAGAAGAAGGGAAAACAGAAGAGATCTTTGAAAACCCCTTGCATCCCTACACGAAGTATCTGATCTACTCGCTTCCAAAGTTTGGAGACAAAGGAAGGAGAGAAAGCGCTCCTGGAAGTCCTCCGTCACTCGCCGATCTTCCACCAGGATGCAGTTTCCATCCAAGATGTCCACATGCGTTCGATAGGTGCAAAAAAGAAGTACCCCCTCTCAAGGAATACCTGCCGGGCCACAGAGTTGCATGCTGGTTAGTAGAGGAGGGAAAGAATGCCGCTTCTTGA